The Schistocerca cancellata isolate TAMUIC-IGC-003103 unplaced genomic scaffold, iqSchCanc2.1 HiC_scaffold_1147, whole genome shotgun sequence genome includes a window with the following:
- the LOC126159815 gene encoding zinc finger protein 708-like: MHTGKKPHKCKICGRYFARSSNLKRHELIHTGNKPHKCVFCDKSFAQSGSLKTHESIHTGKKPHKCEICGNSFARAGYLKTHILIHTGKKPHKCKICGRSFVLSSNLKRHEFIHSGNKPHRCVICDKSFAQSGSLKTHELIHTGKKPHKCEICGKSFHRSDRLKTHELVHTGKKPHKCEICGKSFARSGYLKTHLLNHTGKKPRKCLICDKSFAHPSNLKTHQLIHTGNKTHKCEICGRCFALSSYLKKHLLIHTGKKPHKCNICGKSFALLNDLNRHTLIHTGKKSHECDICGKSFARAGNLKAHTLLHIGEQPHKCEICGKSFAVSSILKTHAFIHIRKKPHKCEISGKSFAMSGDLKTHALEHIGRGPHKCDVCDKSFTKLGTLKTHALLHVRKKLQVSVGVHK, from the coding sequence ATGCACACTgggaagaaacctcacaaatgtaagATTTGTGGGAGATATTTTGCTAGGTCGAGCAATCTCAAGAGACAcgaattaattcacactggaaacaaACCTCACAAATGTGTGTTTTGTGACAAATCGTTTGCCCAGTCAGGTAGTCTCAAGACTCATGAGtcaattcacactggaaagaaacctcacaaatgtgagatttgtgggaactCTTTTGCTAGGGCAGGTTATCTCAAGACTCACATTTTAATTCACACTgggaagaaacctcacaaatgtaagATATGTGGGAGAAGTTTTGTTTTGTCGAGCAATCTCAAGAGACATGAATTTATTCACAGTGGCAACAAACCTCACAGATGTGTGATTTGTGACAAATCGTTTGCCCAGTCAGGTAGTCTCAAGACTCACgagttaattcacactggaaagaaacctcacaaatgtgagatttgtgggaaatcttttcatAGGTCAGATAGGCTCAAGACACATGAATTagttcacactggaaagaaacctcacaaatgtgagatttgtgggaaatcttttgctaggTCAGGCTATCTCAAGACACACTTATTaaatcacactggaaagaaacctcgcAAATGTTTGATTTGTGACAAATCGTTTGCACATCCAAGTAATCTGAAGACTCAccaattaattcacactggaaacaaaactcacaaatgtgagatttgtgggagaTGTTTTGCTTTGTCAAGTTatctcaagaaacatttattaattcacactgggaagaaacctcacaaatgtaatATTTGTGGGAAATCCTTTGCTTTGTTGAATGATCTCAATAGGCacacattaattcacactggaaagaaatccCATGAATGCGATATTTGTGGAAAGTCTTTTGCTAGGGCAGGCAATCTCAAGGCCCATACATTACTTCACATTGGAGAgcaacctcacaaatgtgagatttgtgggaaatcttttgctgtGTCCAGCATTCTCAAAACACATGCATTCATTCACATtagaaagaaacctcacaaatgtgagattagtGGGAAGTCATTTGCTATGTCAGGCGATCTCAAGACACATGCATTAGAACACATTGGAAGGGGACCTCACAAATGTGATGTCTGTGACAAAAGTTTCACTAAATTGGGTACTCTCAAGACACATGCATTGCTTCACGTCAGAAAGAAACTACAAGTAAGTGTTGGTGTACACAAATAG